The following proteins are encoded in a genomic region of Xanthomonas citri pv. mangiferaeindicae:
- a CDS encoding peptidase S9: protein MRHLLLATAVAMGLAACGDRPPTDTTAATPTASAAKPVSLDDVELIPRDALFGNPERAGVQLSPDGRYLSWLAPVDGTMNVWVAPADDPGAAKAVTQDAARGIRNYFWSYQPGTLLYLRDTGGDEDFHLFAVDIDSGRSRDLTPFPKTTAQVVGISHRHPDALLVGMNDRDPQWHDLYRVDLGSGARTLVTRNDDHIGGYLADADYTLRYASRSRPDGGMDLLRRDGDGWATIEDVPFEDVLGTGPAGLTDDGATLYMRDSRDRDTAALFAVDTASGEKRLVHEDARADIGDALSDPRTGVVQAVSANYLREAWTAVDDRIRADLETLEAIGPGEVSINSRTLDDRHWLVAYSAAESPVVYYRYDRPAEGGAGTLTQLFSGRPALEGKPLVPMWPLELKSRDGLTLVSYLTLPKHADADNDGKADAPVPLVLRVHGGPWSRDGYGFKPTDQWLANRGYAVLSVNFRGSTGFGKQFTNAGNGEWAAKMHDDLIDAVQWAVDSGVTTADKVAIMGGSYGGYATLVGLTFTPDTFACGVDIVGPSNLNTLLSTVPPYWASFFEQLARRMGDPRTEAGKAWLTERSPLTRADAITKPLLIGQGANDPRVKQAESDQIVEAMTAKSIPVTYVLFPDEGHGFARPENSTAFNAVTEGFLQTCLGGRAQPIGDDFAGSSITVPTGADRVPGLADALKTHTQDVRK, encoded by the coding sequence ATGCGCCACCTGTTGCTCGCGACCGCGGTCGCGATGGGCCTTGCCGCCTGCGGCGACCGTCCGCCCACTGATACCACCGCCGCCACGCCGACCGCCTCCGCTGCCAAGCCGGTGTCGCTGGACGATGTGGAGCTGATTCCGCGCGATGCGCTGTTCGGCAATCCCGAGCGCGCCGGCGTGCAGCTCAGCCCCGACGGCCGCTACCTGAGCTGGCTTGCGCCGGTGGACGGCACGATGAACGTCTGGGTGGCGCCGGCCGACGATCCGGGCGCGGCGAAGGCGGTCACCCAGGATGCGGCGCGCGGGATCCGCAATTACTTCTGGTCCTATCAGCCCGGCACGTTGCTGTACCTGCGCGACACCGGTGGCGACGAGGACTTCCATCTGTTCGCCGTCGATATCGACAGCGGGCGCAGCCGCGACCTGACGCCATTCCCCAAGACCACCGCGCAGGTGGTCGGCATCAGCCATCGCCATCCCGATGCATTGCTGGTGGGCATGAACGATCGCGATCCACAGTGGCACGATCTCTATCGCGTCGACCTGGGGAGCGGCGCGCGCACGCTGGTGACGCGCAACGACGACCACATCGGCGGCTACCTGGCCGATGCCGATTACACGCTGCGCTATGCCTCGCGCTCGCGCCCGGACGGCGGGATGGACCTGCTGCGCCGCGACGGCGACGGCTGGGCGACGATTGAGGACGTGCCCTTCGAGGACGTGCTCGGCACCGGGCCGGCCGGGCTGACCGACGATGGTGCGACCTTGTACATGCGCGATTCGCGTGATCGCGACACCGCCGCACTGTTCGCGGTCGACACCGCCAGCGGCGAGAAGCGGCTGGTGCACGAGGATGCGCGCGCGGACATCGGCGACGCCCTGTCCGACCCGCGCACCGGTGTCGTGCAGGCGGTCTCGGCGAACTACCTGCGCGAGGCCTGGACGGCGGTCGACGACCGCATCCGCGCCGATCTTGAGACGCTCGAAGCGATCGGCCCGGGCGAGGTCTCGATCAACAGCCGCACACTCGACGATCGCCACTGGCTGGTCGCCTACTCGGCCGCCGAATCGCCGGTCGTCTACTACCGCTACGACCGCCCGGCCGAGGGCGGCGCAGGCACGCTGACCCAGCTGTTCTCAGGGCGTCCGGCGCTCGAGGGCAAGCCACTGGTGCCGATGTGGCCGCTGGAACTCAAGTCACGCGACGGACTGACCCTGGTCAGCTATCTCACGCTGCCCAAGCACGCCGACGCCGACAACGACGGCAAGGCCGACGCGCCGGTGCCGCTGGTGCTGCGCGTGCATGGCGGGCCCTGGTCGCGCGATGGCTACGGCTTCAAGCCGACAGACCAGTGGCTGGCCAACCGCGGCTACGCGGTGCTGAGCGTCAACTTCCGCGGCTCGACCGGCTTCGGCAAGCAGTTCACCAATGCCGGCAACGGCGAGTGGGCGGCCAAGATGCATGACGACCTGATCGACGCGGTGCAATGGGCGGTCGACAGCGGCGTGACCACTGCCGACAAGGTCGCGATCATGGGCGGCAGCTATGGTGGCTACGCGACGTTGGTCGGGCTGACGTTCACGCCCGACACCTTCGCCTGCGGCGTCGACATCGTCGGCCCGTCGAACCTCAATACCTTGCTGTCGACGGTACCGCCGTACTGGGCGAGCTTCTTCGAGCAGCTCGCCCGACGCATGGGCGACCCGCGCACCGAAGCGGGCAAGGCCTGGCTGACCGAGCGCTCGCCGCTGACCCGCGCCGATGCGATCACCAAGCCGCTGCTGATCGGTCAGGGTGCCAACGATCCGCGGGTCAAGCAGGCCGAGAGCGACCAGATCGTCGAGGCAATGACCGCCAAGTCGATCCCGGTCACCTACGTGCTGTTTCCCGACGAAGGCCACGGCTTCGCGCGGCCGGAGAACAGCACCGCGTTCAACGCGGTCACCGAGGGCTTCCTGCAAACGTGCCTGGGCGGACGGGCGCAGCCGATCGGCGACGACTTCGCAGGCTCGAGCATCACGGTGCCCACCGGTGCCGACC